Proteins encoded in a region of the Limanda limanda chromosome 17, fLimLim1.1, whole genome shotgun sequence genome:
- the mlx gene encoding max-like protein X isoform X2 has product MTDPNASPEDHWRTDSSFSDGGLDHCFFTRKGPGVSRANSIGSTSASSVPNTDDEDSDYRHEPSSKDSYKDRRRHAHSQAEQKRRDAIKKGYDDLQAIVPTCQQQSDFAVGAQKISKATVLQKTIDYIHFLHKEKKKQEEEVTVLRKEVMALKIMKTNYEHIVTAHQNNPQQGEDQVSDQVKFNIFQSIMDSLFVSFNNCVSVNSFQELSACVFSWIEEHCKPQTLREFVVGVLRQLSGQLY; this is encoded by the exons ATGACGGACCCGAACGCGTCTCCTGAAGACCACTGGAGA ACTGACAGTTCCTTCAGCGACGGTGGCCTCGACCACT GTTTCTTCACCAGAAAGGGTCCCGGGGTGTCCAGGGCCAACAGCATTGGCTCGACAAGTGCCTCTTCAGTACCAAACACAG ATGATGAAGATAGTGACTACAGACATGAGCCGTCAAGTAAGGACTCGTATAAAGATCGACGGAGACACGCGCACTCCCAGGCTGAGCAGAAGCGTAGGGACGCTATCAAG aaAGGTTATGATGACCTCCAGGCAATAGTTCCAACCTGTCAGCAGCAGTCTGACTTTGCAGTGGGAGCACAGAAAATCAGCAAAGCAACCGTCCTGCAGAAAA CAATTGACTACATCCATTTTCTTcataaagaaaagaagaagcaaGAGGAGGAAGTTACTGTATTAAGGAAAGAAGTGATGGCGTTGAAGATCATGAAAAC GAACTACGAGCACATAGTGACGGCCCACCAGAACAACCCACAGCAGGGAGAAGATCAGGTGTCGGACCAGGTCAAGTTCAACATCTTTCAGAGCATCATGgattctctgtttgtgtctttcaaCAACTGTGTGTCGGTGAACAGCTTCCAGGAGCTCTCCGCCTGTGTGTTCAGCTGGATCGAGGAGCACTGCAAGCCTCAG acGCTGAGGGAGTTTGTGGTCGGAGTGCTCCGGCAGCTCAGCGGTCAGCTGTATTGA
- the mlx gene encoding max-like protein X isoform X1 yields the protein MTDPNASPEDHWRQTDSSFSDGGLDHCFFTRKGPGVSRANSIGSTSASSVPNTDDEDSDYRHEPSSKDSYKDRRRHAHSQAEQKRRDAIKKGYDDLQAIVPTCQQQSDFAVGAQKISKATVLQKTIDYIHFLHKEKKKQEEEVTVLRKEVMALKIMKTNYEHIVTAHQNNPQQGEDQVSDQVKFNIFQSIMDSLFVSFNNCVSVNSFQELSACVFSWIEEHCKPQTLREFVVGVLRQLSGQLY from the exons ATGACGGACCCGAACGCGTCTCCTGAAGACCACTGGAGA CAGACTGACAGTTCCTTCAGCGACGGTGGCCTCGACCACT GTTTCTTCACCAGAAAGGGTCCCGGGGTGTCCAGGGCCAACAGCATTGGCTCGACAAGTGCCTCTTCAGTACCAAACACAG ATGATGAAGATAGTGACTACAGACATGAGCCGTCAAGTAAGGACTCGTATAAAGATCGACGGAGACACGCGCACTCCCAGGCTGAGCAGAAGCGTAGGGACGCTATCAAG aaAGGTTATGATGACCTCCAGGCAATAGTTCCAACCTGTCAGCAGCAGTCTGACTTTGCAGTGGGAGCACAGAAAATCAGCAAAGCAACCGTCCTGCAGAAAA CAATTGACTACATCCATTTTCTTcataaagaaaagaagaagcaaGAGGAGGAAGTTACTGTATTAAGGAAAGAAGTGATGGCGTTGAAGATCATGAAAAC GAACTACGAGCACATAGTGACGGCCCACCAGAACAACCCACAGCAGGGAGAAGATCAGGTGTCGGACCAGGTCAAGTTCAACATCTTTCAGAGCATCATGgattctctgtttgtgtctttcaaCAACTGTGTGTCGGTGAACAGCTTCCAGGAGCTCTCCGCCTGTGTGTTCAGCTGGATCGAGGAGCACTGCAAGCCTCAG acGCTGAGGGAGTTTGTGGTCGGAGTGCTCCGGCAGCTCAGCGGTCAGCTGTATTGA
- the fmnl1a gene encoding formin-like protein 1 — MGNVATGALEQEQAEGREAKNSVGSASGMSDPVPTLQKKQPAPPKLPMPPEEELEERFNVVLSYMNLPPDKLQLLSQYDNDKKWELVCDQERFQVKSPPSTYLTKIRSFYQDQGGVSRRLKKRIQDATQVLKDLEISLRTNHIGWAEEFLDEQNNGLGVLVEYLSHAQSDASFDVESVENGGTLSDRGKPADRSMEDLTKSSSVSHSHGMTRAARALTVRISSTLVNKMNKKSHSSNQRDDVHVCIMCLRAIMNYQSGFNQVMTHPRCVNEITLSLNSRNPRTKALVLELLAAVCLVRGGHNIILSAFDNFKEVSKERNRFEKLMEYFINDDCNIDFMVACMQFINIVVHSVENMNFRVHLQYEFTHHGLDKYLESLKQTESEKLQVQIQAYLDNVLDVGALLEDAESRGGVLEHVDELQEHNVQLSTRLQEIEDQTTGRLSELETQLMQATKETELLKESLRESCSQVSGLQQRERERELDREREKDRERLSSSAPQTVSELEQKVHELQEKGLIRLGRSASGGLDIQVVPVTVVEFVQSPDQISVTQPSDSVDSAPPASSLPSSPPPPPPLPQFASLPPAPPPPPGAGPPPPPPPPPPPGSGPPAPPPPPGSGPPPPPPPPGSGPPPPPPPPGVGGAPPPPPPGGGTPPPPGAPDAQSGLKSKKPIQTKNRMPLLNWQPLKPNQVLGTVFNEIDDEQVLEELNMDMFEEMFKTRAQASTTDVSNVKKKSVKKAPSKTSLLEVNKAKNLAITLRKGGMTPTKICTAIETYDQQALSIDFLELLEHFIPSDFEMKLLVNYEKDGRPLEELANEDQFMLRFGKIPRLSQRIKTLTFMGNFPDTVKRLQPQLNSIISASMSIKSSLKLKKILEIVLAFGNYMNSSKRGAVYGFRLQSLDLLLETKSTDRSQTLLHFITNIIQEKYPDLANFHTELHFADKAALVSLDGILQDIRSLERGMEMTKKEFLVQDDSPVLKEFIKTNCEQLESLIKDSKTAQEAYGSVVEYFGENPKTTQPSMFFPTFVRLVKAYKTAQQDIQQKKKMETESSEAKESPSPNKAGMQKGPMMPKMPQMDLIAELKKRQVKPQVREGKDGALEDIITDLRNTPYRRTDVRRPAQRQDT; from the exons ATGGGGAATGTGGCCACAGGGGCCTTGGAGCAGGAACAGGCTGAGGGCCGTGAGGCCAAGAACTCAGTCGGGTCAGCTTCAGGGATGAGTGACCCCGTGCCAACTTTGCAGAAGAAGCAGCCGGCTCCCCCCAAACTACCAATGCCgccagaggaggagctggaggagcgcTTCAACGTAGTTCTG AGCTACATGAACCTGCCTCCAGATAAACTGCAGCTACTGAGTCAATATGACAACGACAAGAAGTGGGAGTTGGTCTGCGATCAG GAGCGTTTCCAGGTGAAGAGTCCCCCATCCACTTACCTGACCAAGATCAGGAGCTTCTACCAGGATCAGGGAGGGGTGTCCCGCAGG CTGAAGAAAAGGATCCAAGATGCTACTCAGGTTCTTAAAGATTTGGAGATTTCACTCCGCACAAATCACATTGG ATGGGCCGAAGAGTTTCTCGACGAGCAGAACAATGGTCTGGGTGTCCTGGTGGAGTATCTGTCTCATGCTCAAAGTGACGCCTC GTTCGATGTGGAGAGCGTTGAAAATGGCGGCACCCTGTCAGACAGAGGAAAGCCAGCAGACAGGTCCATGGAAGATTTGACCAAGAGCTCCAGTGTCTCCCATTCACATGGGATGACCAGAGCTGCCCGAGCGCTGACCGTGAG AATAAGCTCCACTCTGGTgaacaaaatgaacaaaaagtCCCACTCGTCCAACCAGAGAgatgatgtgcatgtgtgcataaTGTGCTTGCGAGCCATCATGAACTACCAG TCTGGTTTCAACCAGGTGATGACTCACCCGCGCTGCGTCAATGAGATCACCCTCAGTCTCAACAGCAGGAATCCCAG GACCAAAGCCCTCGTCCTGGAGCTGCTGGCGGCCGTGTGTCTCGTCAGAGGAGGACACAACATCATTCTCTCTGCTTTTGACAACTTCAAAGAG GTGAGCAAGGAGAGGAACCGCTTTGAGAAGCTGATGGAATACTTCATCAATGACGACTGCAACATTGACTTCATG GTGGCGTGCATGCAGTTCATCAACATCGTGGTCCATTCGGTGGAGAACATGAACTTCCGTGTGCATCTGCAGTACGAGTTCACTCACCACGGATTGGACAAATATCTGGAA AGTCTGAAGCAAACGGAGAGCGAGAAGCTGCAGGTCCAGATCCAGGCCTACCTGGACAACGTGTTGGATGTGGGCGCCCTGCTGGAGGACGCTGAGAGCAGAGGGGGGGTTCTGGAGCATGTGGACGAGCTGCAGGAACACAATGTCCAG ctgagTACTCGGCTCCAGGAGATTGAGGATCAGACGACAGGGCGATTATCTGAACTTGAGACGCAGCTCATGCAGGCGACCAAAGAGACGGAGCTGCTCAAA GAAAGCCTGCGGGAGTCCTGTTCCCAGGTCAGTggtctgcagcagagagaaagggagcgaGAGCTGGACCGCGAGAGGGAGAAAGACCGGGAGCGCCTGAGCTCCTCCGCCCCTCAGACCGTCTCCGAGCTGGAGCAGAAGGTCCatgagctgcaggagaagggcCTGATCCGCCTGGGCCGCAGCGCCTCAGGAGGTCTGGACATCCAGGTGGTTCCCGTCACCGTGGTCGAATTTGTCCAATCCCCCGACCAGATCTCAGTCACTCAGCCCAGTGACTCCGTCGACTCAGCCCCCCCAGCGTCCAGCCTCCCTTCCTCTccgccaccaccacctcctcttccgCAGTTTGCCTCgcttcctcctgcacctcctccaccacctggTGCTggaccaccacccccaccacccccacctccaccacctggTTCTGGACCACCagccccacctcctccacctggtTCTGGACcgccaccccctcctcctccacctggttctggaccaccacctccacctccgccACCCGGTGTTGGAGGCGCACCTCCGCCTCCCCCGCCTGGTGGTGgaaccccgcctcctcccgGAGCTCCAGACGCTCAATCTG gGTTAAAGAGCAAGAAGCCCATTCAGACCAAGAACAGAATGCCGCTATTAAACTGGCAGCCCTTAAAACCAAACCAGGTGTTGGGCACGGTCTTCAATGAAATAGATGATGAGCAGGTGTTAGAG GAGCTGAACATGGACATGTTTGAGGAAATGTTCAAGACTCGGGCCCAGGCTAGTACAACAGACGTGTCCAATGTGAAGAAGAAGTCGGTGAAGAAGGCCCCCAGCAAGACGTCCTTGCTTGAGGTCAACAAGGCCAAGAATCTGGCAATCACGTTACGCAAGGGAGGAATGACTCCAACCAAAATCTGCACCGCCATCGAGAC GTACGACCAGCAGGCTCTGTCCATAGACTTCCTGGAATTGCTCGAGCACTTCATACCGTCAGACTTTGAGATGAAGCTGCTGGTGAACTACGAGAAGGACGGCCGCCCGCTGGAGGAACTGGCCAACGAGGACCAGTTTATGTTGCGCTTTGGGAAGATTCCTCGCCTGAGCCAGCGGATAAAAACCCTCACGTTCATGGGCAATTTCCCGGACACTGTCAAGCGCCTACAGCCG CAACTAAACTCCATAATTTCTGCATCCATGTCTATCAAGTCTTCATTGAAGCTGAAGAAGATTTTAGAA ATCGTCCTCGCCTTCGGGAACTATATGAACAGCAGTAAGAGAGGTGCGGTGTACGGTTTTCGGCTGCAGAGTCTGGACCTT CTGTTGGAGACCAAGTCGACTGACCGCTCGCAGACGCTGCTGCATTTCATCACCAACATCATCCAGGAGAAATACCCCGACTTGGCTAACTTCCACACCGAGCTACACTTTGCAGACAAGGCAGCTCTTG TTTCCCTCGACGGCATTCTTCAGGATATCCGCTCGTTAGAACGAGGGATGGAGATGACCAAAAAGGAATTCCTGGTGCAGGATGACAGCCCCGTGCTGAAGGAATTCATCAAGACAAACTGTGAGCAGCTGGAGTCTTTGATCAAAGACAGCAAGACAGCCCAG GAGGCTTACGGCTCCGTGGTGGAGTATTTCGGAGAGAACCCCAAAACCACGCAGCCTTCCATGTTTTTCCCGACGTTCGTACGTCTCGTAAAAGCCTACAAG ACAGCACAGCAAGATATtcagcagaaaaagaaaatggagaCTGAGAGCAGTGAGGCAAAAGAATCGCCATCTCCAAACAAGGCAGGGATGCAAAAG GGGCCTATGATGCCCAAGATGCCCCAGATGGACCTGATAGCAGAGCTGAAGAAAAGGCAGGTGAAGCCGCAGGTACGCGAAGGGAAGGACGGCGCCCTGGAAGACATCATCACAG ATTTGAGAAACACCCCATACAGGCGGACAGATGTTCGACGACCAGCGCAGCGTCAGGACACTTGA